Below is a window of Candidatus Woesearchaeota archaeon DNA.
AAAGCAGATGAAGTAAGGGGATTAGTTGATAAAAAAATGACTGAAATTTCTGAAACGCGAAGAAAGAGATTAATTGAAATAAGAAATCAGAGAGCTATAGATTTAAATAAGAAATGTAAGGCATTGCAAAAAAAGTTTGATAAAGAATTAAATTCTAAGAAAAAATAAAATGGTTCAACAAATAAATCAAAATGAATTACGAGATTTTATAATTTTTGTGCGCGAGCATAGAAATTTATTAGAACAAAATAAAAATACTTTTTATCAAAATTATCGCACCAAGCGATTTAATGACAAAGAACTTGTTGCAGATGTTGAAGTTTTTGAAAATTTATTGCAATCATTGTTTACTAGATTAAATAAATATGAATTACTTTTTTCGGTGTCAGCTGGGTATAAATACAAGGAATTACCTGATGGCGAAACTATAGTAAGTTTTGTAGAAAATTTATTAAGTGATGTAAAGGAGTTAAAAAAGTTTCAAACAAACTATTTTATCTATTTAAAATCAAAAGTTAAAGGGGATGTTTCAAAGTTTCAAGTATTATGGAAAGAAATTGATAAGAACTTATTAGTGCTTATGCATATCCTTTTAGATATGGAGAAGTATTCTAAACAATTTTTAGAAGGTAGATATGCTGGTTTAAAAAATACTGATAAACTTGGTAAGCCATTATTTCAGATAGAAATTAATGATATGATTCCATTGAAACTAGGAGTAGGTGAAACATTGATTATACTGGAGAGGAATACAGAGGATTGTCGTGAGGATAGTGCTAATGAATTTGGAAATTTAACAGCTAAAGGTAAAGCTACGGCTGCTGCTATAGGTGTCAGCTTTTTTAATACTATGTTTATGCAATTAGGAGATGAAAAATCTACTTTAGATATTAGAATGGTGGCAAGTAGTGCAATATTGGCAACTGCTGAAGGCGTTTCTTTACCTGATAAAAGGCGTGCAGTTGATACTGCCAAATATGTAATTCAAGGTTTAAAAGAGGCAATGAATGATAATGCTGTTGATCATAAACAATTTTTGAATAATACTTTTTTTAGGAGATGGAAACCTATTGAATCTGCTGAATTGAAAGATTTATTAATGTTTGAACAATCACCTGATTTTGTAAAGTGGATGAAAGGTAAATATGGTTATAAATATGGTGGCGCAAATCAATCGGCAGGTGCTAAGTTTTGGATGAATTATGAACTTGAATCTGAAAAAAAAATAGCTGAACAAAGAGGAGTTGAAATGCAAAATCAAGTTGCTGATAGAATATATAAGGCAGTTCTTACTGAAGCAAGATGGGCAGCTTTATATCATGAAAAAAAGCCAGATAGGAGATTGATTATTTGGATGGTGAGTCATTATGATTCTATTGCACCTTTTTTTAAGAAATTTGTATTAGATATTGAGCCTTCTACTGCTCTTGTGAAGATGGTACATGGTTCTGGAATCACAATCTTAAGTCAGAAAGCTAAAGCATCCTGTTTTTTTAGAGGAAGTATGTACGATATAATCTAAAGAATCCATCTTTCATTTATCTAACATAACTAAATAAGGATACGCTATTTCAATGTTCTTTGCATTGTTAATACTTTTTTTTCTGCAATTTGCTCATAAAGTTTACTACGTTCGTATACGGTTACTATGTACTTTGTTTCACGTTTCCTGAACAGGCAGTGGGGGGATTCTGGTTTTGTGCGAGTATTGGTTGAAATGAAACTGAAGATTAAGAGAGCAAAAGTTGAAGACGCAAATAAGTTTGAAGTTTTGTTTTGGATGAATGTTAAAATTAAAGATGATATATTTTCTTATTTGAAGGCACCTTCAACAGGTGATTGAAAAAAATTGATTAAGGATACAAGGTTTGCATTCTCTGTTTTTAAGGATGGTGCGTTTGCAGGCTTTTGGATAGTGTTTGATTCGGATTATTTGCGTAGTCATCAGGATTCGCCGGATGCAGTTGAAGTATAATATGAAAGGAGATTTTGTATATGGAGATTTGTGGAATGTTGATTCTATATTTAGAGGTAGGGGGATTGGTAAGAAGCTGTTAGAGCATGCGTTTAGTTCAGTAAAGAAAGCTGGGTTTGATAAACTCTATGCCAGAATATTGCTTAAGCCAATTCATAATGAAATATCTGTCAGGATAAATGAACAGCTTGGTGCGCGATGCGTGCAAAAGATTAAAGATGGAAAGTATGTATATGGTATTTATTTGGCGGAGTTGGATAAACTTTTGTTTCAGGAAAAAATCGCAATCAACAGTTTAAAGAAGAAATGGAAAAGCTAGACTATCAAATGCAAGTTTAAGTTTTTAGTTTTAGGATAATAATCCTTTCGGGAATAAATTATATTGTAAATTTTCAGTTATTAGCATCAATTCCGGTGTTTGAATTATTTCAAAAAAATTAATACGCAGTTCATTGATGAAATTATCAATTTCTCTCGGATGTTTTACGTCTATCGTCATTAATATCTCAAACTGAGTTGCGCCTCTGACTGCATACTGGACATATTTATTCTCTTTCAAATATAATTTTAATTGTTTAAATTGTTTTTGTGTGGGCGTTGTTAATTGAATTATAAGATATCGCGTAAATTCTAAAATGGAAATTTCAATATTTTGAATTGAAGTTACAATAACATTTTCTTTTTCTAATTTTTTTATTCTGTACGCTATTGTATCTGGCGATAGTTGCAGTTGTTCTCCGATTTTGTAAAGCCAAATTGGACAGCTGTAAGGAACTTTTTTATCAGTCCTATCCTCTTCATTCGCTCTATTCTGTATGCAACTTCATTTTTTGATAAACATATTTGTTTTGTAATTTGTGAAAATGGCTGTCTGCTATTCTGACATAGTGCATAAATGATTTTTTTATCTTTTTTGTCAATCTTGTGCATATTCGGAATAAAGGCTTATCTCTTTAGATAGTTTTTGGGATTTCCCCCAAAAATTAGCAGAAGTTTAATTTAGGAATTGGAATTTTGATAATATAAGGGGTGTTAAAATGACTTTGGAGGTTTAAAATGACATTAGATGAGCAGTTAGGTGCCACAGGGAATAAATGTGGAGATTGGAAAGAATGTGCTGAGCGTCCTGCTGGGCATGGCGTAGGATACTATTGGATGCGAGGGGATGGCTTAAGATTTGGATTACGGAAAGCTGGTAAGTATTATAAATTAGGTGAAGTTGCTGATGTTAAGCTGATTGAATATGAAATTAAGCGTTTTTATTTTAGAGGGAATTCTATTGGAATTGGAAATGATGCGGGGTCTTTAGGGTCTGGTGGCCTTATGAATGTGCCTAGTATTGACGCGACGTATGAGGTGCAGAAACGTGAGTATTTGCCCGAACATATTAGATATATGTTTAATAATAAAGAGATAGAATTGCTTATTTCTTTGGAAGGGGAAACAATTGAACGAATTAATCGTAGGAATGAGGAGCATAAGTTTTTTGAGTATGCTGATAAAAAGTGGCCAAAGGGAGTTTTTGGAGATTTTGCCGGATTAAAGGGCAGGTTGTTTACGAAAGGGTGATTTTTAAACGAACTAATAAAAAGAAATAATTTTTATTTTATTTTTGGAGATATAGTTTTTTATCACTCTTTGTCAATACATTACCGCCAACTACAAGCGTATCCTCTATCCTTATTCCATATTTAGTTCTATAATAAATCCCTGGCTCAATTGTTATAATATCTCCCTTTTTAAGTGCGTCATTAGATTTTAGCGATATTTTTGGTTTAGTATGTATATATTTACCAACGCCATGCCCTAATGCATGAATCATCTGGTTTTTATGTTTACCCAACATTTTCACATTATAACGAGCAAGTTCTTTGCAAGAAATTCCGGGTTTTATTTTTTTGATACAAGAAATTTGAGCATTTAATAATAAATCATAAAGTAGTTTTTCTTTTACAGAAGGTTTACCTATAAATATTGTCCTTGTCATATCTGAACAATAACCGTTAACGCGCACACCCAAATCAATTACACAAAAACCATTGTACCAATCTTTTGTTGGTTTGTGATGTATTTCGGCAGCGTTTTTTCCAGTAGCAACTATCGGCGCAAATGCTGGTCGCAGTTTTCTATCCCTAATTTCTTTGATGATAAAATTTGATATTTGTTTTTCTGAGTTAAATATTGAGAAGTTTTTGATTATATCTGAGAAGATTTGGTCCGTTATTTTGCAGGCTTTTGTTATGGATTGGAGCTTGTTCATTTTAGAACAGAATTAATATTCTTCACTTTCCCAAAATTTACCTGAGTTAATAAGTTCCCATTCTTTGTTAACCATGTCTTGGATTACCTTAATATCGTTCTCAGTTAAATGTTTAAACCTGCCTTGTAATTGCATTGCTTCTTTGATAGGGATCATTTTGGGTTTTACAGTAATATTTACTTTTTTATTATGGATTTCATATAATGGCCACATTCCTGAATCAACCATTTTTTGCCCCACTTGGATACCATTTCCATCTGCATGTAGCCATCCCGGAATACAATGGGTTAGTAAATCAATAAAAACTGGACCTTTCATATCTTTTGCTTTTTTGATTTTATTAATAAAATCGATAGGGTGTGAGACTGATGCAGTTGCAACGTATTCAGCTCCGTTTATCGCCATCATCTTGGCAAGATTTTTTCGGGGTAATGGATTGCCTACAGGGCAATTTTTGCCTGGTTCAGTTGTTTTTGTTCTTGCGCCATAGGGGGTTGCAGCTGAATGCTGGAAACCTGTATTAGCGAATGATGAGTTATTATAACAAATGTAAATTATGTGTTCGCGTCTTGTAATAAATCCTGATAATGCTTGTAAACCAATATCATATGATGCGCCATCACCCGCAAAAGCTAGCACGTTAACTTTTTTGTCAAGGTCTTGCGCTTTTAATGCCATCAAAACTCCTGTAGCGGTTGCGCCCGCGTTTTCAATTGCTGAGTGTACCCATGGTACTTTGTAGGGAGTAAACGGCCATGTAGCTGTTAAAGTCATGCAGCCAGCAGGGTTAATCATAATAGTATCTTTACCTAATGCTTTTAGGGCTAATTTAGTGCCAAGGATTGCGCCACATCCAGAACATGCAAAAGTTCCGCCAGTAACTAAATCTTCTTTTGGTATGTTCATACTTTCTCCGTTAAAGTCTACCCGAATTTCGTTTCCGTTTATTTTACTATTAAGTTTTACTTCTTTTGTTTTGTCCATTGTGTTTTTGATTATTTTTTGAATGATTTTAAATTGCAGTTAATTTATGTGCGTATTTTTTTATTAATGATATAACTTTTTACATCAACCATTTTCTTACTTCTTGTTTTGTATTTAGTGTTTCTTCCAATACTTCTTCAAACTCTTCTTGGCTTAATGCTTTCCCGCCAAGACCGGCGATATAGTTTGAAATAATATTTTTTTGACCGTACATTGCACTTTTTACTTCTGGATATGAAATGCCTGACATACCTGGACAAATATTTTGGTCAACAACTGCAATATTCGGTATATTTTTTAGAGCATCCTTAATTTCTTTTTCAGGGAATGGTCTGTATAATCGTATTCTTAACAAACCAACCATTTTACCTTTTTTCCTCATGTTGTCAACAGCTGCGCGCGCAATGGTTGTGTTTGGACCCATTATAACAATCGCAGCTTTTGCATCTTTTAATTTGTGCATTTCAACAAATTCATATTTTCGTTTAGTTAATTTGTACCATTCATTATGTACTTTTTTTATTTCATTAAATGCGTCAAGCTGCGCTTTATGCAACTGAATTCTAAATTTCATATAATCTCCCAGCACAGGAATTCCGAGGGTCATAGGTTTTTTTGTATCAAGTTTAATTGCCATTTTAAGTTTTGGTAAAAATTTATCAACTAAACTTTGTTTAGGCACATCTACCTGTGTTCTTGTATAAGAGTGAATAAAACCGTCCATGTTTACAATCGATGGTAATGATATATTTTTGTTCTCGCCTACTTTGTATGCGATAATAATTGAATCTAATACTTCTTGATTTGTTTCGCAAATGTATGTGATAAATCCAGTATCTCTCATCGCTAAAACATCGTTATGATCAGGCCATAAGGTAATTGGAGATGAAACTCCTCTTGAGACATTGACTAGAACCATGGGCGCTCTTGCGCCTGCAATGATTGGCAACATTTCATGCATTAAAAATAGTCCTTGTGAAGAAGTAGCTGTGAAGGTTCTTACACCCGTAATTTGCGCACCAAATGCTGCAGACATTGCGGAATGTTCTGATTCTAATTGATTAAATTGCACATCTTTCCATTCACCGTCAACTACCCATTTTTGTATAGTTTCAATAATTTCTGTTTGTGGAGTGATAGGGAAACATGGAACACATTTAACTCTGGCCAGTTTAGCTGCTATTGCTGCGCATTGGTTGCCATCCAGTAAATCAATCATTAGTGTTCACGCTCCATTGTAATGCAATGTACAGGACAATTAACTGCGCATATTGCACAACCTTTGCAAACTTTGCCGTTTGCGTGCGTGTAACCTTTATTGTCAATTTCATACGCTGAATCTGGACAAAGCAGCCAGCAAGTGTGACACTTGATGCATTTTTTGTAATCAATTACAGGTTTTTGGACACGCCATGAACTTCTTTCTAAAGCTTTCATACCTGCTGTTGCATAGGGGAAACCCTTTGTTCCAATATTTTTTATTTTATTTTCTTCTATCATTTTAAATGCTAATTTTTTATTTTGTTTGATTATAAATCTCTTTAGCTGCTTTCATGTTTTTAGCAAGCATATCGGGATTATATTTGCCAAGTTCAACCTTTACAGCGTTTTCAATATTTTTAATAGAAAATATTTTTGATATTTTTGCAAGTGCACCGAGCATTGCAACATTTGTAATATTTTTACCTGTTTCTTTCATTACGATTGAAGTTGCATCTACAACGTGGACATTTTTTAGATTAGGAAATTTTTTGGCAGAGTTAATGATAATCTGGGTAGTAGGTTTTGCGCCTGTTATATTACAGGGAATGTCTAAAGTGTCATCAAGAATTACTATGTAGTCTGGGTGAAATATGTGGCCCCTAGTATTAATTGCTTTTTTGTCAATTCTTACAAAGCTTGTAACTGGGGCGCCTTTACGTTCTGCGCCATACATTGCAAAATCTTGAGTTTTGTAACCTGCCATATAGCCAGTTCTACCCAGAATCATAGATGCTTTCTTAACACCCTGTCCGCCACGACCGTGTAATCTGATTTCTATCATTTTACCTCTTTTTATATTTTATGATAATTATAATATATAAAGGTGTTGGATGGAAACCTACATCTAATCAGAATCAGCATAAAATTGTCGCACAAAACCCGTTTTGTCGGTGTTAGTTTCTCCGACCTGCGAGCGAGAACTAGAATTATCGTTAATCAAATATCTGAACGGAGTTGGGAGGACAAGGCATCAGCCGAAGAGTTTTTGAATTGCTGTACTTCTAGGCGCTGTTATAGTTTTCCAGTGTAGAGTTAGCATGGGTGGCGGGCGTTAGTAAGTTTTAGTCTGATTTTATTGATTTGTGTTTCTGTTGTGTTCTCAATTATTTCTTCAATTTTCAAAACAAAATTTCTTGCTGTTGCTGAATCTGTTTTCAGTTTTTCTTTGTCTATTTGTTCTGTTACATAATATTGAGTATCTACACGCAGATCTTTAGCTAATAATAATTCTGTGTAAAGTTCTTCTGAGATAATATTCTCTTCAACTAGAAGAAAATACATTAATGAAATGGTGCAGTCATGGATTTCTGATTTTATGCCACATTTTTGAAGAAAAGCATACAGAACAAAATATCGGGAATAATATGCTGTTGTCGCTATCCAATCAATTTCTTCTTTTTCAATTGCAGAATCAAGCATATTTAATGCACTTTTTGCTTTCTCAATGTAGGCTTTGCAGAGATTATCGTTTGGTTCTTCCAGCTTAATGCCTTTTTTTTGTTTCCAGCACCAAGAAACATGGCTTTTGGAATCTTTATCCTCTGATTTCATTGTAATACCTCCATAATGCATTAATGAAAATGTCTGGGTTATGTAAAATGATGTGGTATTTTAGGATTTCCATAATCAAAGCGTCTTTTTTTCTTAATCCGCTTTCAAAGTTTTCACAGGTGGCTGTTTTAAGATTAATGGTTTTTCCGTATGTTTTTCCGATTGCTTTTATTTTTGTCATGTCCATTTCTTTAAGTTCTCCTAAATAAAACAGGTCAATATCACTATCTTCTTTGAATGTTCTTTTAGCGTAAGAACCAAATAAAACAAGCGATCCTGAAAGATTAAGTTTAAAAATTTCTGTCGTTATTTTTTTAATAAAGAAAACTTGTTCTTGAAAGAGTATTGATTCCGCAAGCTCACTTATAATCCGATAATTTTTGGTGAGTATATTATCCAAATTTAAAGTGTAAACTTTGTTTTTCCCGATATTCTTAGCAATTAGAATTTTGTCTTTTTCGAGGGCTTTAAGGTAAGGAAGAAGCGTAACATGGCTTTTTTTGATTAATTTGGCTATTTCTCTAGTGTGATATTGGGCCAAATAGTTTGAACGGTAAAGGCCAATTATCTTCAGTTTGTTATCGGTTGTTTTATCTACCATATGGTCTTGATAACTACCATTAATATAAAAATGTTTCTATTGTTAAGTTGTCTTTATGCGGTAGTAAATTTATTGAACTGAACTAAACTGAACTAAACCGCAACCCTTATAAATAACTTCTGTAAACTATATTTTATATGAATCAGACATTATTTGATACAGTTAGTGCATTTGGAAGGTAAATTTATTTGGAAGGTAAATTTATTAATTCTATTTTTATTCATATTTATATTATAATTATCAAAGGTAATTACTATGTATGTTAAAGATTTGAAATGGACTCCTGGGATAAGTGTGAAAGATTTGGTTAATGATTTTTCCAGCTTAGGTTATCAAAGCACTGAACTTGCAAAAGCTGCTGAAGTGTTTGTTAAAATGAAAAAGAATTCTGCTAAGATTTTCTTAACATTCACATCAAATATGGTGACTTCCGGGTTAAGAGGTTTTTTTGCTCAACTAATAAAGTTAAGAATGGCTGATATAATTGTGACTACTGTGGGAGGAATTGAAGAAGACATTATGAAAGCCAGCGGTGAAAAATTTTTAGTGGGCAAATTTAGCGATGATGACGTTGAACTTCATGAAAAAGGCATTAACAGAATTGGAAATTTATTAGTTAAGAACGAAAGTTATATGAATTTTGAAGATTTAATTAACCCGGTACTAAAAAAATTATACGAAAAACAAAAAATGTGGACAATATCTGAAATGTTGAAAGAGATTGGTTTGACATTGAATGAT
It encodes the following:
- a CDS encoding HEPN domain-containing protein, whose product is MKSEDKDSKSHVSWCWKQKKGIKLEEPNDNLCKAYIEKAKSALNMLDSAIEKEEIDWIATTAYYSRYFVLYAFLQKCGIKSEIHDCTISLMYFLLVEENIISEELYTELLLAKDLRVDTQYYVTEQIDKEKLKTDSATARNFVLKIEEIIENTTETQINKIRLKLTNARHPC
- a CDS encoding M24 family metallopeptidase: MNKLQSITKACKITDQIFSDIIKNFSIFNSEKQISNFIIKEIRDRKLRPAFAPIVATGKNAAEIHHKPTKDWYNGFCVIDLGVRVNGYCSDMTRTIFIGKPSVKEKLLYDLLLNAQISCIKKIKPGISCKELARYNVKMLGKHKNQMIHALGHGVGKYIHTKPKISLKSNDALKKGDIITIEPGIYYRTKYGIRIEDTLVVGGNVLTKSDKKLYLQK
- a CDS encoding GNAT family N-acetyltransferase, producing the protein MQLKYNMKGDFVYGDLWNVDSIFRGRGIGKKLLEHAFSSVKKAGFDKLYARILLKPIHNEISVRINEQLGARCVQKIKDGKYVYGIYLAELDKLLFQEKIAINSLKKKWKS
- a CDS encoding AsnC family transcriptional regulator; this encodes MHKIDKKDKKIIYALCQNSRQPFSQITKQICLSKNEVAYRIERMKRIGLIKKFLTAVQFGFTKSENNCNYRQIQ
- a CDS encoding deoxyhypusine synthase family protein, which codes for MYVKDLKWTPGISVKDLVNDFSSLGYQSTELAKAAEVFVKMKKNSAKIFLTFTSNMVTSGLRGFFAQLIKLRMADIIVTTVGGIEEDIMKASGEKFLVGKFSDDDVELHEKGINRIGNLLVKNESYMNFEDLINPVLKKLYEKQKMWTISEMLKEIGLTLNDENSILYQAARNDVPIFCPAITDGAFGFHLYLFQQKHSDFIVDVVKDFGNILFSTTHDDAKGVIALGGSISKHHAILCTLLNGGANYAVYMTTAHKTSGSMSGATTDEAKSWGKVNDESDVATVIGDVTIMFPLAMMKALEDLKVEGLI
- a CDS encoding nucleotidyltransferase domain-containing protein; this translates as MVDKTTDNKLKIIGLYRSNYLAQYHTREIAKLIKKSHVTLLPYLKALEKDKILIAKNIGKNKVYTLNLDNILTKNYRIISELAESILFQEQVFFIKKITTEIFKLNLSGSLVLFGSYAKRTFKEDSDIDLFYLGELKEMDMTKIKAIGKTYGKTINLKTATCENFESGLRKKDALIMEILKYHIILHNPDIFINALWRYYNEIRG
- a CDS encoding 4Fe-4S binding protein, which translates into the protein MKALERSSWRVQKPVIDYKKCIKCHTCWLLCPDSAYEIDNKGYTHANGKVCKGCAICAVNCPVHCITMEREH
- the porA gene encoding pyruvate ferredoxin oxidoreductase, which gives rise to MIDLLDGNQCAAIAAKLARVKCVPCFPITPQTEIIETIQKWVVDGEWKDVQFNQLESEHSAMSAAFGAQITGVRTFTATSSQGLFLMHEMLPIIAGARAPMVLVNVSRGVSSPITLWPDHNDVLAMRDTGFITYICETNQEVLDSIIIAYKVGENKNISLPSIVNMDGFIHSYTRTQVDVPKQSLVDKFLPKLKMAIKLDTKKPMTLGIPVLGDYMKFRIQLHKAQLDAFNEIKKVHNEWYKLTKRKYEFVEMHKLKDAKAAIVIMGPNTTIARAAVDNMRKKGKMVGLLRIRLYRPFPEKEIKDALKNIPNIAVVDQNICPGMSGISYPEVKSAMYGQKNIISNYIAGLGGKALSQEEFEEVLEETLNTKQEVRKWLM
- a CDS encoding 2-oxoacid:acceptor oxidoreductase family protein — encoded protein: MIEIRLHGRGGQGVKKASMILGRTGYMAGYKTQDFAMYGAERKGAPVTSFVRIDKKAINTRGHIFHPDYIVILDDTLDIPCNITGAKPTTQIIINSAKKFPNLKNVHVVDATSIVMKETGKNITNVAMLGALAKISKIFSIKNIENAVKVELGKYNPDMLAKNMKAAKEIYNQTK
- a CDS encoding pyruvate synthase subunit beta, with the protein product MNIPKEDLVTGGTFACSGCGAILGTKLALKALGKDTIMINPAGCMTLTATWPFTPYKVPWVHSAIENAGATATGVLMALKAQDLDKKVNVLAFAGDGASYDIGLQALSGFITRREHIIYICYNNSSFANTGFQHSAATPYGARTKTTEPGKNCPVGNPLPRKNLAKMMAINGAEYVATASVSHPIDFINKIKKAKDMKGPVFIDLLTHCIPGWLHADGNGIQVGQKMVDSGMWPLYEIHNKKVNITVKPKMIPIKEAMQLQGRFKHLTENDIKVIQDMVNKEWELINSGKFWESEEY